The region TAGAAGCCTTGATTTCTCCTCTATCATGGTTTGTTGTCTGGCTTCTATATTCTTAGCGCGCTTCATCATTTTTGCTGCTTTATGTCCGACATATCCTCTATCTAATTTGCTCCCGGAATTAGTTGTTCCATACTTGCTGCTTTCAACGCTGTCTGACCAGGTTGTCGTACGTTTTGCAGCGCTTGAAAGTCTGCGAATGTCCTTCTTCAGTTTTTCATTTTCTGCCAGCTCAAAATTATCCTGTAATTCTTTGTTGTTCCACCATGATGAAAAATTTCCCTTTTGTATTTCAATATTCATTTTATTAATAGATAAAATATGGTCAACGCTATGATCCAAAAAAGACCTGTCATGGGAAATCAAAATGAATCCTTTCTTCTTTTTCAGGTAATTACTTAGCTTCTTCCTGGCTTCCCCATCCAAATGATTGGTAGGCTCATCGATCAGCAAAAAGGAGTTTTCCTTTAAAAACATAGCAGCCAACAGTGCTTTGGTCTGTTCCCCTTTCGATAGCGTAAAAAACTCTCTATATAGAGCATCGCAGTCCATATCTAACAGCGATAGCTCTTTTCCTATCTCCCAATCCAATGAGTCCGGACTAATCTCTCTTATAACATCAATAGTGAAATTGCTTTGTTCCTTCACCTCATAAGGAAAATATTCAAAAACCACATCCGCTGTAATGTTTCCGGAATACTCGTATTTCCCAAGTAAAAGATTTAAAAAGGTGGTCTTTCCTCTTCCGTTTCTTCCTGTAAAACCCAACTTCCAATCGGTATCAATTTGAAAGCTTACATTTTCAAAAATATTATCATAACTGCCTTCATAAGAAAAGGTCAGGTTTGTTACATTTATTAAAGACATATTTTTGTCCTCCTTTGAATTTAATGGCATAAATAACAAAGTCGGAACAATCGGCGACCTTGTTATTACTCCATATAAGCGTCGCCGGCAGCCTCCGACTCTATATGGATCGTATCATGTGTTATAACCATGTCTTTGTCCATCATATAAATTTTCCTCCTTATTCCAATAATAAAAAAATAAAAGCTGCAAGAATCAATTATTCTCACAGCTCATAGATATACCTGGTTAAGTGAATATAATAACATAACACATGTGTATATAATTAGAGAAAAAAGAATCATCTTCTTGCATAAGTACAACAAAATAAACAGAACGAATCTGATTATTATTGCATAAAATGTACTTGAAAAATTAGCAAGAAAAATTAATCATCTTTTCACCTCAATTTAAAATTTTAATCATTGTACAATTAATTGGGGAAAAAGTCAATAAAAAGTTGAAGTTGAATTACTGTTTTCTGTTCCTGATTTCATTCTCTATCAATTCTTTGGATAATTCCATTGCTCTTATAATAGGCGCTAATCGTCTGTATTGAACTGATTCTTTGTCATACTTGTTTTGAGCCTTTCCGGTTTTATGAATGATGGAAAGCACAGGCGGCAGTGCTTTCTCTAAATCAGATTCCGTAAACAAGCCAATTTTACTATTATTTTCTATGAAAGCCTTTGAAATATACAAAGCCTTGATTCTATTCTTTAAGAGCGAATGCTGTGAAGTACCCTCTGCAAATTTAAATTGCATTTTTTCGCACTTAACAATAGTAGAAGAAATCAGCTGTGATGCAGCCTCTAGTTCTTTCTTTGAATTATTATCCATCTGCTTCTCCTTAAACCCCATCCTGGTCCCGCCAGCTTTCATCTGTGTAAA is a window of [Clostridium] saccharolyticum WM1 DNA encoding:
- a CDS encoding Lsa family ABC-F type ribosomal protection protein, with product MSLINVTNLTFSYEGSYDNIFENVSFQIDTDWKLGFTGRNGRGKTTFLNLLLGKYEYSGNITADVVFEYFPYEVKEQSNFTIDVIREISPDSLDWEIGKELSLLDMDCDALYREFFTLSKGEQTKALLAAMFLKENSFLLIDEPTNHLDGEARKKLSNYLKKKKGFILISHDRSFLDHSVDHILSINKMNIEIQKGNFSSWWNNKELQDNFELAENEKLKKDIRRLSSAAKRTTTWSDSVESSKYGTTNSGSKLDRGYVGHKAAKMMKRAKNIEARQQTMIEEKSRLLKNIESNESLKISPPVFHEKKLAELSGVAIKYDDRVVCEGVSFTIEQGEKIAVLGKNGSGKSSILKLICGDNIPHSGIVRKNNNLIISYVSQDTSDLCGNLSEYADKQCIDESLLKAMLRKLDFPREQFEKNMEDFSGGQKKKVLLAKSLCEPAHLYIWDEPLNYIDVISRMQIEKLLIEHELTILFVEHDKVFCENVATKTIQL